The following proteins come from a genomic window of Phycisphaerae bacterium:
- a CDS encoding class I SAM-dependent methyltransferase: MPPAMVEREVGASTVNIDDFIDPARPLSWSAQMIALLRSGHYREGYEILAEKMPFVENMLRPFAERLEGKENYWTGTYDWIKRFIDDSRPLRILDIGCGIGSGAMEFALEGHQAWGIDVLDCMIERGREVADSLGLSQRVHLLVGDIRRLEKHFESSFFDAVVACDIFEHLDDESILEVLGGLKGVMRPGGTIVIQTSPCRYYYWFDPGRKKMLAMLVPLAWMPDRLFTAYVRWLDRWPLRRLRTEHTRFYRHEPGHINCMDHVHLRRLLKQAGLEQVHTFAVNAHPGFKDEGCLKAGWTRRLFRGKSVACRNVFGIASVPQGAEVGAQAR; encoded by the coding sequence ATGCCACCAGCGATGGTAGAACGCGAGGTTGGGGCCTCGACCGTTAATATCGACGATTTCATCGATCCGGCGCGGCCGCTGAGCTGGTCGGCGCAGATGATTGCGCTGCTGCGGTCGGGCCACTATCGGGAGGGGTATGAGATCCTGGCCGAGAAGATGCCTTTTGTCGAGAACATGCTGCGGCCGTTCGCCGAGCGGCTCGAGGGCAAGGAGAACTACTGGACCGGCACCTACGATTGGATCAAGCGTTTCATTGATGACAGCCGGCCGCTGAGGATTCTGGATATCGGATGCGGCATCGGGTCGGGAGCGATGGAGTTTGCTCTCGAAGGCCACCAGGCGTGGGGGATCGACGTGTTGGACTGCATGATCGAGCGGGGCCGCGAGGTGGCCGATTCGCTTGGGCTCTCGCAGCGAGTTCACCTGCTGGTCGGAGACATCCGGCGGCTTGAGAAGCACTTTGAGTCGTCTTTTTTTGATGCGGTGGTGGCGTGCGATATCTTTGAGCACTTGGACGACGAGTCCATTCTGGAGGTACTTGGCGGACTGAAGGGGGTGATGCGGCCGGGCGGAACCATCGTCATTCAGACCTCGCCGTGCCGATACTACTACTGGTTCGACCCGGGTCGCAAGAAGATGCTCGCCATGCTGGTACCGCTGGCCTGGATGCCGGACCGGTTGTTCACCGCGTACGTGCGATGGCTGGATCGTTGGCCGCTTCGTCGCTTGCGCACGGAGCACACGCGTTTCTATCGGCACGAGCCTGGACACATTAATTGCATGGACCACGTTCATCTGCGCAGGCTGCTCAAGCAAGCCGGGCTGGAGCAGGTTCACACTTTTGCGGTCAACGCCCACCCCGGCTTCAAGGATGAGGGCTGTCTCAAGGCCGGTTGGACGAGACGTCTGTTCAGGGGGAAGTCGGTTGCCTGTCGAAATGTGTTCGGGATCGCGAGCGTGCCGCAGGGAGCGGAGGTGGGAGCGCAGGCCCGCTGA
- a CDS encoding ABC transporter ATP-binding protein, producing MSQTRNVAIEIEGLWKRFRKGGADGLLWESALRVLHRLRGRGAGARDVFWALQDVALTVHRGEAVGIIGPNGAGKSTLLKILSRVLRPDRGRVSVNGRLSGLIEVGAGFHGDLSGRENIFVNGAILGMRNDEIRRKFDQIVEFSGIGEFLDMPVKRYSSGMYVRLGFSIAAQMEPDVLLVDEVLSVGDVQFKAKCMDAMRGFLRRGTSVLFVSHNLAQIKRFCDRVVLLDHGRVRLEGSPDAAIAEYSRLVSDMEDANPTGIEHSHIGGRGRIDSGARITAVRILDGSGQPARTFTSGQPVRLEIDYFIDPVTGGIMEPNVVISVHMFGAGLFYQFESLRDGLRLGRCVGAGTVAVRLPWLALGEGVYQIGVALADRKGLPEHDWHDRAYRINVVSDGATDGPVHQPREWQIVAGGNESGCEQPIAATSEAAGVPA from the coding sequence ATGAGTCAAACACGGAACGTTGCGATCGAGATCGAAGGCTTGTGGAAACGGTTTCGCAAGGGCGGGGCCGACGGGTTGTTGTGGGAATCCGCGCTTCGCGTTTTGCACCGGTTGCGTGGTCGCGGTGCCGGGGCGCGGGACGTCTTCTGGGCTTTGCAGGACGTTGCTCTGACGGTGCACCGCGGTGAAGCCGTCGGCATCATCGGTCCGAACGGTGCGGGCAAGAGCACGTTGCTGAAGATTCTGTCACGGGTTCTAAGGCCGGACCGAGGGCGGGTCAGCGTCAACGGTCGGCTCAGCGGTTTGATCGAGGTCGGTGCCGGTTTTCACGGCGATTTGAGCGGGCGCGAGAACATCTTCGTCAACGGCGCGATCCTCGGCATGCGGAACGACGAAATCCGTCGCAAGTTCGATCAGATTGTTGAATTCTCGGGGATCGGCGAGTTCCTCGACATGCCGGTCAAGCGTTACTCCTCGGGCATGTACGTCCGCCTGGGTTTCTCGATCGCCGCGCAGATGGAACCCGACGTGCTGCTGGTGGACGAGGTTCTTTCGGTGGGGGACGTGCAGTTCAAGGCCAAGTGCATGGACGCGATGCGTGGTTTTCTTCGACGGGGAACGTCGGTGCTGTTCGTGTCGCACAACCTCGCCCAGATCAAGCGGTTTTGCGACCGGGTGGTGTTGCTGGACCACGGCCGGGTGCGGCTTGAAGGATCGCCCGACGCGGCCATCGCCGAATACAGCCGCCTGGTGAGCGACATGGAGGACGCCAATCCTACCGGCATCGAGCATTCTCATATCGGCGGTCGCGGTCGAATCGACAGCGGGGCCCGGATTACGGCCGTTCGCATCCTTGACGGAAGCGGTCAACCGGCCCGGACGTTCACGTCCGGTCAGCCTGTGCGCCTGGAAATTGACTATTTCATCGATCCTGTCACCGGCGGGATTATGGAGCCTAACGTCGTGATTTCGGTTCATATGTTCGGTGCGGGGCTTTTCTATCAATTCGAATCGCTGCGTGACGGCCTTCGCCTGGGGCGATGTGTGGGAGCCGGCACGGTAGCGGTTCGCCTGCCGTGGTTGGCGCTCGGGGAGGGCGTGTATCAGATCGGAGTGGCACTGGCCGACCGGAAAGGGCTGCCCGAGCACGACTGGCACGATCGCGCGTACCGGATCAACGTCGTGTCCGACGGCGCGACCGACGGACCGGTGCATCAGCCGCGCGAGTGGCAGATTGTTGCCGGGGGCAATGAATCGGGATGCGAGCAGCCGATCGCGGCAACCAGCGAGGCCGCGGGGGTGCCGGCGTGA
- a CDS encoding glycosyltransferase family 2 protein, with amino-acid sequence MSLSAAPVTVVIPCLNAEKTLPAAIESVLFQTVPPIEVLVVDDGSTDRSAAVAAAIDPRVRVLRNPSRGPGAARRLAVSEARGEYIAFVDADDTVDPTKHEKQLAVLEDSDPHTLVHTGSLARWVDGSRPSYQRQGAEAAVGRCTQVIFERNPVCGASTMLRRSVILELGNYQADLFGTEDFGMSLVASTCCDFVYVPEPLYIMNQHATNITRRRAHMAYVHWLAQDYFRRRCPEAFAALPAESVQKYMIEPVLRTVLDSYWRRESADYQRLLRLAVTIAPHDPRIRRLWKRRYVPMTVLRWWDRLTGTLRPVVGEVS; translated from the coding sequence GTGAGCCTGTCCGCTGCACCGGTTACCGTCGTTATTCCGTGCCTGAACGCTGAGAAGACGCTTCCCGCCGCCATCGAGAGTGTCTTGTTTCAGACGGTGCCGCCGATCGAAGTGCTGGTTGTTGATGACGGCAGCACTGACCGAAGCGCGGCGGTTGCAGCGGCGATCGATCCTCGGGTGCGCGTGCTCAGAAACCCGTCGCGAGGGCCGGGTGCGGCGCGGCGGCTGGCGGTCAGCGAGGCTCGCGGCGAGTACATCGCCTTTGTCGACGCCGATGATACGGTTGATCCGACGAAGCATGAGAAGCAGCTTGCGGTGCTGGAAGACAGCGACCCTCACACGCTGGTTCATACGGGCTCGCTCGCCCGCTGGGTGGATGGCAGCCGCCCATCGTACCAGCGGCAAGGTGCGGAGGCGGCCGTCGGGCGATGCACGCAGGTCATTTTCGAGCGTAATCCGGTCTGCGGGGCGTCGACGATGCTACGGCGCTCCGTGATTCTCGAACTGGGCAACTATCAGGCGGATCTGTTCGGCACGGAGGATTTCGGCATGTCGCTCGTAGCCTCCACTTGCTGCGACTTCGTCTATGTCCCCGAGCCGTTGTATATCATGAACCAGCATGCGACGAACATCACCCGGCGCCGGGCGCATATGGCCTACGTTCACTGGCTGGCGCAAGATTACTTCCGGCGGCGCTGCCCGGAGGCGTTTGCGGCGCTTCCGGCCGAGTCGGTTCAGAAGTACATGATCGAACCGGTCTTGCGGACGGTGCTGGATTCATATTGGCGGCGTGAGTCGGCCGACTATCAGCGTCTTCTTCGGCTTGCGGTGACGATTGCGCCGCACGATCCGCGGATTCGGCGACTCTGGAAGCGACGATACGTTCCGATGACAGTGTTGCGATGGTGGGATCGGTTGACAGGCACGCTGCGGCCGGTGGTCGGGGAGGTCTCCTGA